From the genome of Leptolyngbya iicbica LK, one region includes:
- a CDS encoding phosphotransacetylase family protein has protein sequence MPNTAKHLIIGSTAPYSGKSTLAIAIGSQLQTMGVPMSWGKPLASVDAFGYGLDVTDGDLTFVPTTLGLEAAHQSANLLSLNRQSWMAQIQQPNTAGLGETLSHYWDDVKGDLALLEGPSNLEEGALFNLSLPEMAIALDAQVILVMHSNTLGMIDQLVAAQKRLGPNLLGVVLNEVSEQDSESTHKTIAPYLEQLGIPVLGMLPELPFLQGIRVSELVRYLNAEVLCGEDHLDLVVESLKIGAMNVNSALRFFGQGTHQAVVTGGDRRDLQIAALETSTHCLILTGQIAPSKDVLLFAKDKEVPVLSVATDTLSTVERIEMLFGRLPLNNPDKVPLIKEHLASQVDMQRLLTLIGLETPAIAPRG, from the coding sequence GTGCCCAACACCGCCAAGCATCTAATTATTGGCTCAACAGCGCCCTATAGCGGCAAGTCAACCCTGGCCATTGCCATTGGCAGTCAGTTACAAACGATGGGGGTGCCGATGAGCTGGGGCAAGCCTTTAGCGTCGGTGGATGCTTTTGGCTACGGCTTAGATGTCACAGACGGTGATTTAACTTTTGTCCCCACCACCCTGGGACTAGAGGCAGCCCACCAGTCGGCCAACTTACTATCGCTCAACCGACAGTCTTGGATGGCGCAGATTCAGCAGCCCAACACAGCTGGACTGGGGGAAACGCTCAGCCACTATTGGGACGACGTCAAAGGTGATCTTGCCCTGCTGGAAGGGCCTTCCAACTTAGAAGAAGGCGCACTGTTTAATTTGTCTTTGCCGGAAATGGCGATCGCGTTAGACGCGCAGGTCATTTTGGTCATGCATTCCAACACGTTGGGCATGATTGATCAGCTCGTGGCCGCCCAAAAACGCCTCGGCCCCAACTTACTCGGTGTCGTCTTGAATGAGGTGAGCGAACAAGATAGTGAGTCCACGCATAAAACCATCGCACCCTATCTAGAGCAACTGGGCATTCCGGTGTTGGGCATGCTGCCCGAGTTACCTTTTCTCCAAGGCATTCGCGTCTCAGAACTGGTGCGGTATCTGAATGCTGAAGTGCTCTGCGGCGAAGACCACCTCGATTTGGTCGTCGAGAGTTTGAAAATTGGGGCCATGAATGTGAACTCGGCCCTCCGCTTTTTTGGGCAAGGGACCCACCAAGCGGTAGTGACCGGGGGCGATCGCCGCGACCTGCAAATTGCGGCCTTAGAAACCTCAACCCACTGCCTGATTCTCACCGGCCAAATTGCACCCAGCAAAGACGTGCTGCTGTTTGCTAAAGATAAGGAAGTGCCTGTGTTGTCCGTGGCGACCGATACGCTGAGCACCGTCGAGCGGATTGAAATGCTGTTTGGGCGCTTACCGCTCAACAATCCCGACAAGGTGCCCTTAATCAAAGAGCACTTAGCTAGCCAGGTCGATATGCAACGATTATTGACATTGATTGGCTTAGAGACCCCTGCGATCGCACCCCGTGGCTGA
- a CDS encoding fumarate reductase/succinate dehydrogenase flavoprotein subunit: MLDSRIPAGSLSDKWTQFQEHSPLVSPNNKRKHTVLVVGTGLAGASAAATLAEQGYHVKSFCIQDSPRRAHSIAAQGGINATKNYPNDGDSVWRLFYDTIKGGDYRSREANVHRLAEISSHIIDQCVAQGVPFAREYSGLLANRSFGGALVSRTFYARGQTGQQLLLGAYSAMMRQVQAGQVEILARREMLDLVVIDGQARGIIARNLVTGELERHSGDAVLLCTGGYGNVYYLSTNAKNSNVTAAWRCHKRGAYFANPCYTQIHPTCIPVSGDYQSKLTLMSEGLRNDGRVWVPKEPGDRRSPNEIPDCDRDYYLERRYPAFGNLVPRDVASRNAKAMTDEGRGVGETGLSVYLDFRDAIAEQGQEAIAAKYGNLFDMYQRITGDDPYQVPMRIYPAVHYTMGGLWVDYHLMSTIPGLFVLGEANFSDHGANRLGASALMQGLADGYFVIPQTLGAYLATQKPEPVTPDHAAFAEVEDAARHHIEQLLQIRGDKTVMTFHRELGRLVWDYVGMARDQAGLETAIARIQDLREEFWHNLKLPGTANTLNKNLEFAGRVADFMELAELMARDALHREESCGGHFREEHQTADGEAKRDDDHFAYVAAWAYQGRDRTPTLHREDLNFENVQLTQRSYK; encoded by the coding sequence ATGCTTGATTCTCGAATTCCGGCAGGTTCGTTATCTGATAAGTGGACTCAGTTTCAAGAACACAGTCCCTTGGTGAGTCCCAACAACAAGCGCAAACATACCGTGCTCGTCGTGGGTACCGGATTAGCGGGTGCTTCTGCGGCCGCGACTTTGGCAGAGCAGGGCTATCACGTCAAAAGCTTTTGCATCCAAGATTCGCCCCGCCGTGCCCACAGCATTGCGGCGCAGGGGGGCATTAACGCCACCAAGAACTATCCCAACGATGGCGATAGCGTCTGGCGGCTGTTTTACGACACGATCAAGGGCGGCGACTACCGGTCTCGTGAGGCCAATGTCCACCGTCTAGCGGAAATCAGCAGCCACATCATTGATCAGTGTGTGGCCCAGGGTGTGCCCTTTGCGCGGGAATATAGTGGCCTGCTGGCGAACCGCTCCTTTGGGGGAGCCCTCGTGTCGCGGACGTTTTATGCGCGGGGGCAAACGGGGCAGCAGTTGTTGCTGGGCGCTTATAGCGCCATGATGCGGCAGGTGCAGGCGGGACAGGTGGAAATCTTGGCCCGGCGCGAAATGCTGGATTTGGTCGTGATTGACGGTCAGGCGCGGGGCATCATTGCGCGGAATTTGGTCACCGGGGAACTGGAGCGCCATAGCGGTGATGCAGTGTTGCTCTGTACGGGCGGTTACGGCAATGTGTACTATCTCTCGACCAATGCCAAAAACTCCAACGTGACGGCGGCTTGGCGCTGCCACAAACGCGGGGCGTATTTTGCGAATCCTTGCTATACGCAGATTCATCCCACCTGCATTCCAGTCTCGGGGGACTATCAGTCGAAGCTGACGCTGATGAGCGAGGGCTTGCGCAATGACGGTCGGGTCTGGGTGCCCAAGGAACCCGGCGATCGCCGATCACCCAACGAGATTCCCGACTGCGATCGCGATTACTACTTAGAGCGGCGCTATCCGGCCTTTGGCAATTTGGTGCCTCGAGATGTGGCCTCGCGCAATGCCAAAGCGATGACCGATGAGGGGCGCGGCGTGGGCGAAACCGGACTGTCGGTGTATCTCGACTTTCGGGATGCGATCGCTGAGCAGGGTCAAGAGGCGATCGCTGCTAAATACGGCAACCTGTTCGACATGTATCAGCGCATCACCGGGGATGATCCCTATCAGGTGCCCATGCGCATTTATCCCGCCGTCCACTATACGATGGGCGGACTGTGGGTGGACTATCACCTGATGAGCACGATTCCCGGTTTGTTTGTGCTGGGGGAAGCAAACTTTTCCGATCACGGGGCCAATCGCTTGGGCGCGAGTGCGCTGATGCAAGGGCTGGCCGATGGGTACTTCGTGATTCCCCAAACGCTGGGCGCGTATCTCGCGACGCAAAAACCAGAACCCGTTACCCCGGATCATGCTGCTTTTGCTGAGGTGGAGGACGCAGCTCGCCACCATATTGAACAGCTCTTGCAGATTCGCGGCGACAAAACGGTCATGACCTTTCATCGAGAACTGGGTCGATTGGTGTGGGACTACGTGGGCATGGCCCGAGATCAGGCCGGATTGGAAACGGCGATCGCCCGCATTCAAGATCTGCGTGAAGAATTTTGGCACAACCTCAAATTGCCAGGCACGGCCAACACCTTGAACAAAAACTTAGAGTTTGCCGGGCGCGTGGCTGATTTTATGGAATTGGCAGAACTCATGGCGCGGGATGCGCTGCACCGTGAAGAGTCCTGCGGTGGACATTTCCGGGAGGAACACCAGACCGCCGACGGCGAAGCCAAGCGTGACGACGACCACTTTGCCTATGTCGCGGCTTGGGCATATCAGGGGCGAGATCGCACCCCCACCCTGCATCGCGAAGACTTGAACTTCGAGAATGTACAGCTCACCCAGCGCAGCTACAAGTAA
- a CDS encoding DNA recombination-mediator protein A, with translation MSQSIDAPLESSKVDVFLQELAAIQQSGSKRIAILGSRHVPITHQQLIELMTYALVVGGNRIMTSGATGTNSAAIRGALKGDPNLLTVILPQSLDKQPRESRDQLDQVMHLVENSSNDSLSLAEASAICNQEIISRCQQLICFAFHDSHTLLRTCEDAEDQRKIVTLFYFD, from the coding sequence TTGAGTCAGTCCATTGATGCCCCCTTGGAGTCGTCCAAGGTTGATGTATTTCTGCAAGAATTGGCTGCCATCCAGCAGTCCGGCTCGAAGCGTATTGCGATTTTGGGCTCGCGGCACGTGCCGATTACCCATCAGCAGCTCATTGAGCTGATGACTTACGCTTTGGTTGTGGGGGGCAATCGGATCATGACCTCTGGGGCCACTGGCACCAATTCCGCTGCCATTCGCGGCGCGTTGAAGGGTGACCCCAACTTGCTGACGGTGATCTTGCCCCAAAGTTTAGATAAGCAGCCCCGCGAGTCACGCGATCAGCTGGATCAGGTCATGCACTTGGTCGAAAACAGCAGCAACGATTCGCTGTCTTTGGCCGAAGCCAGTGCTATCTGCAACCAAGAGATTATTTCTCGGTGTCAGCAACTCATTTGTTTTGCCTTTCACGACAGCCATACGCTGCTTCGCACCTGCGAAGATGCCGAAGATCAGCGCAAAATTGTTACCCTGTTCTATTTCGATTAA
- the ebsA gene encoding type IV pilus biogenesis protein EbsA produces MSLTFEEIKPAQKAEIGVYLPYYQGNKRNALPYAIGLYKQGNLEGERAIEEGESIPFIATWNVSTLPADLTRCRLQFDDDADLSYEITMATFEYVDFLFDVVVALRHKRPADFSKSFYRKLLRLDD; encoded by the coding sequence ATGTCACTGACGTTTGAAGAGATTAAACCCGCTCAAAAAGCTGAAATTGGCGTTTACCTACCCTATTATCAGGGCAACAAGCGCAATGCATTGCCTTACGCCATTGGCCTCTATAAACAGGGCAATTTAGAAGGGGAACGGGCGATCGAAGAAGGCGAGAGCATTCCCTTTATCGCCACCTGGAATGTCTCGACGCTACCCGCCGATTTAACCCGCTGTCGCTTGCAATTTGATGATGACGCCGACTTGAGTTATGAGATCACCATGGCAACATTCGAATATGTTGATTTTCTATTCGATGTAGTGGTTGCCCTGCGTCACAAGCGACCCGCTGATTTTTCTAAGTCTTTCTATCGTAAGCTTTTACGGTTAGACGATTAG
- a CDS encoding glycosyltransferase, which produces MNLSPLAADDFHRYERRRLKAAIALVTVWAFTALLHLVVWGQWLVYGLVLVTGVHLVRVLRRVPQVTPEALPSWQDTPPSERTAAYLSQWPTVSILVAAKNEVQVIQRLVKSLTAIDYPATRFDIWLIDDNSTDGTGLLMDQLAQNQENLHVIHRDETATGGKSGALNQVWPTTPGSILLVFDADAQIPPDCLRRAVPLFQQEQVGAVQLRKAIANGTQNFWTRGQVAEMAFDAYCQLKRNALGGIGELRGNGQFVRRTALEQCGGWNEETITDDLDLTLKLHVNGWDVPLMMTPAVREEGVTQAIALWHQRNRWAEGGYQRYLDYWRLLTPRRLGWGKTLDLALFWMIQYGLPTAALPDLVLAIARQRPPMLVPLSSAAAIFATVGMAQGLRRSQSASLFSVLVQTVRGMIYMTHWLVVVATVTTRMAIRPKRLKWVKTQHGDVDDPTVIEASVSSQS; this is translated from the coding sequence GTGAACTTATCTCCGCTGGCGGCTGATGATTTTCATCGCTACGAGCGGCGGCGGCTCAAGGCCGCGATCGCGTTAGTCACCGTTTGGGCGTTTACTGCGCTGCTGCATCTAGTGGTTTGGGGCCAATGGCTGGTCTATGGCTTGGTGCTGGTGACTGGTGTGCATTTGGTGCGTGTGCTGCGGCGGGTGCCACAGGTGACCCCAGAGGCGCTGCCGAGTTGGCAAGACACGCCTCCTAGCGAGCGGACGGCTGCTTATCTGAGTCAGTGGCCCACGGTCTCAATTTTGGTGGCGGCTAAAAACGAAGTGCAAGTGATTCAACGGTTAGTGAAGTCGTTGACCGCGATCGACTATCCCGCGACCCGATTTGATATTTGGTTGATTGATGACAACAGCACCGACGGCACCGGGCTATTGATGGATCAGCTGGCCCAAAATCAAGAGAATCTGCACGTTATCCATCGCGATGAAACCGCCACTGGGGGCAAGTCAGGCGCGTTAAATCAGGTTTGGCCGACAACTCCGGGCTCAATTTTGCTGGTGTTTGATGCGGATGCGCAAATTCCCCCCGATTGCTTGCGACGAGCGGTACCCCTGTTTCAGCAAGAGCAGGTGGGGGCGGTGCAGTTGCGGAAGGCGATCGCTAACGGCACCCAAAATTTTTGGACGCGGGGGCAAGTGGCCGAAATGGCTTTTGATGCCTACTGTCAGCTCAAGCGCAATGCTTTGGGAGGCATCGGTGAACTGCGCGGCAACGGCCAGTTTGTGCGGCGCACTGCTTTGGAACAATGTGGTGGCTGGAATGAAGAAACCATCACGGATGATTTGGATTTGACGCTAAAGCTGCACGTCAACGGCTGGGATGTGCCGCTGATGATGACCCCAGCGGTGCGGGAAGAGGGGGTGACGCAAGCGATCGCCCTCTGGCATCAGCGCAACCGTTGGGCCGAGGGGGGCTATCAGCGCTATTTAGACTATTGGCGGCTACTGACGCCGCGTCGCCTGGGCTGGGGTAAGACCTTAGACCTGGCCCTATTTTGGATGATTCAGTATGGGTTGCCGACAGCGGCCCTACCCGATTTGGTGCTGGCGATCGCGCGGCAGCGGCCACCCATGCTCGTGCCTTTATCCAGTGCGGCAGCGATTTTTGCCACGGTGGGCATGGCCCAGGGCCTGCGTCGTAGTCAAAGTGCCTCGCTCTTCTCGGTGTTGGTGCAAACCGTGCGCGGCATGATTTATATGACCCATTGGTTGGTGGTAGTGGCGACGGTGACGACCCGGATGGCGATTCGTCCTAAACGGTTGAAATGGGTCAAAACTCAGCATGGTGATGTTGATGACCCGACGGTGATTGAAGCCAGTGTCTCTTCGCAGTCTTAA
- a CDS encoding MAPEG family protein, whose amino-acid sequence MTLLTQLPMPATLLVCIVIAAVLVYAPFILVGAARLQMGYDMSAPRTMTDKMPLYAQRANWAHQNSFESLALFAPAALMAYVTGQDSTIALGAAIAYIIARSLYSVFYILDIPILRSAMFAIGSLGIYTLFFLSCRTALALG is encoded by the coding sequence ATGACGCTTTTGACCCAACTGCCCATGCCAGCTACGCTGCTCGTGTGCATTGTGATTGCTGCGGTGCTGGTCTACGCGCCGTTTATTTTGGTCGGAGCGGCACGGTTGCAAATGGGCTATGACATGTCGGCTCCGCGTACTATGACCGACAAAATGCCCTTGTATGCCCAACGAGCTAACTGGGCCCATCAAAATTCTTTCGAATCGCTGGCGCTATTTGCCCCAGCAGCCCTGATGGCTTACGTCACCGGGCAAGATTCCACAATCGCCCTGGGCGCTGCGATCGCTTACATCATCGCCCGCAGCCTCTATAGCGTTTTTTACATCCTGGATATTCCTATACTGAGATCGGCGATGTTTGCGATCGGTAGTCTGGGCATTTACACCCTATTTTTCCTCAGCTGTCGCACAGCGCTGGCCCTGGGCTAA